Proteins from a genomic interval of Thermus neutrinimicus:
- a CDS encoding DUF4388 domain-containing protein, which yields MEGDFRLLGPIDWLQLLAQGGKTGVFVVEAGEGKGEVFLEQGRPVHAVFGEKVGQEALLEVLGLKEGRFRFLFGVRPPLSSLEGPLEAYLLQAIRHLDERVAVGPFDLVRPGSRAQAVQSTLDPAELSLLLALGGGQSPLDLASRLALPLGDVLRRLGQLARLRLVEVFPRVPRTARLRLALGRQGAQVDALLLSTWREHYGPFQRVRVKAKKEVLLSVEGVEGLGVEIRLAPELLLFHGLQVGEEVVVWPEV from the coding sequence ATGGAAGGCGATTTCCGCCTCCTAGGCCCCATAGACTGGCTCCAGCTCCTCGCCCAGGGGGGAAAGACCGGGGTCTTTGTCGTGGAGGCAGGGGAGGGAAAGGGGGAGGTTTTCCTGGAGCAGGGCCGTCCCGTCCATGCGGTGTTTGGGGAGAAGGTGGGGCAGGAGGCCTTGCTGGAGGTGCTGGGGTTGAAGGAGGGGCGCTTTCGCTTCCTATTTGGCGTGCGCCCTCCCTTAAGCTCCCTGGAAGGGCCCCTAGAGGCCTACCTCTTGCAGGCCATCCGCCATCTGGACGAGCGGGTGGCGGTGGGTCCTTTTGACCTGGTGCGGCCGGGATCCCGGGCCCAGGCGGTTCAAAGTACCCTGGACCCCGCGGAGCTTTCCCTCCTTTTGGCCCTGGGGGGTGGCCAGAGCCCCCTGGACCTGGCCTCCCGCCTGGCCCTGCCCCTGGGGGATGTCCTGAGGCGCCTGGGCCAGTTGGCCCGGCTGCGCCTGGTGGAGGTGTTCCCCCGGGTGCCGCGCACGGCCCGCCTCCGCCTAGCCCTGGGGCGCCAGGGGGCGCAGGTGGATGCCTTGCTGCTTTCCACCTGGCGGGAGCATTATGGCCCCTTCCAGCGGGTAAGGGTAAAGGCTAAAAAGGAGGTGCTCCTTTCCGTGGAGGGCGTGGAGGGTCTGGGGGTGGAGATCCGCCTGGCGCCCGAGCTTCTCCTCTTCCACGGGCTCCAGGTGGGGGAGGAGGTGGTGGTGTGGCCGGAGGTGTGA
- a CDS encoding pseudouridine-5'-phosphate glycosidase, with the protein MAEAWVALESALLTHGLPYPLNLRTAMALEEAVRAEGAIPKTIALVQGEVRLGLSQEEMEALAQGGAEKASLWNLPALLVQKKSAGTTVAATVHLAHRHGIPVLATGGIGGVHPEPFDESADLLALARTPILVVSSGPKAILDLRATLERLETLGVSVVGYRTDRLPAFFSPSSPFPVPARVETPLEAALLLRKSRELGLGAVLLVNPVSQGLSYEEVALWVEEANRQAAREGIFGKALTPYLLRRLSELSHGETDRVNERLLLENARLAARVALAFAGLE; encoded by the coding sequence ATGGCGGAAGCGTGGGTGGCCCTGGAATCCGCCCTTCTGACCCATGGATTGCCTTACCCCTTGAACCTGCGCACCGCTATGGCCCTGGAGGAGGCGGTGCGGGCCGAAGGAGCCATCCCCAAGACCATCGCCCTGGTGCAGGGGGAGGTGCGCCTCGGCCTTTCGCAGGAGGAGATGGAGGCCCTGGCCCAAGGGGGTGCGGAGAAGGCGAGCCTCTGGAACCTCCCCGCCCTCTTGGTCCAGAAGAAAAGCGCTGGGACCACGGTGGCGGCCACGGTCCACCTGGCCCACCGCCACGGGATACCGGTCTTGGCCACCGGGGGGATCGGGGGGGTGCATCCCGAGCCCTTTGACGAGAGCGCGGATCTTTTGGCCCTTGCCCGCACCCCCATCCTGGTGGTTTCCTCCGGGCCCAAGGCCATCTTGGACCTAAGGGCCACCTTAGAGCGCCTGGAGACCCTGGGGGTTTCCGTGGTGGGCTACCGCACGGACCGCCTGCCCGCCTTTTTTTCCCCCTCCTCCCCCTTCCCCGTGCCCGCCCGGGTGGAAACCCCCCTCGAGGCCGCCTTGCTCCTCCGCAAGTCCCGGGAGCTGGGCCTAGGGGCGGTCCTCCTGGTGAACCCCGTCTCCCAGGGCCTTTCCTACGAGGAGGTGGCCCTTTGGGTGGAGGAGGCCAACCGCCAAGCGGCCCGGGAGGGGATTTTCGGCAAGGCCCTTACCCCCTATCTCCTGAGGCGCCTCAGCGAGCTTTCCCATGGGGAGACTGACCGGGTGAACGAAAGGCTCCTCCTGGAAAACGCCCGCCTGGCGGCCCGGGTGGCCTTGGCCTTTGCCGGGCTAGAATAG
- a CDS encoding RodZ domain-containing protein, which yields MCELGERLRRAREEKGLSLKEAAARLALKAKLLEALEACRFEELPEPALARGYLRRYALLLGLDPEPLLALYPRAPTPTLPPPPAFRRPFPWPLLLALVLLGALGYGAYLFLRPAPVQTLSLPPEPSPEPPERYGLRVVSEPPGARVYLDGFYLGQTPLASPPLEGGRRLLRLELPGYEPVVEEVNLDRDLSLRYRLVPKPSPLPAPSNPQAEASAGRLVLRLEGRSWLRVTQGEKRLYEGIPEVGAELAFDLPVEVRSGNPGAVRVFLDGKDLGPMGEPGKPLTRRFEAP from the coding sequence GTGTGCGAACTGGGGGAGAGGTTAAGGCGGGCCCGGGAGGAGAAGGGGCTTTCCCTAAAGGAGGCGGCGGCGCGGCTGGCCCTGAAGGCCAAGTTGCTGGAGGCCCTGGAGGCGTGTCGCTTTGAGGAGCTCCCCGAGCCGGCCTTAGCCCGGGGCTACCTCCGGCGTTACGCCCTTCTCTTGGGGCTGGATCCCGAGCCCCTTCTGGCCCTTTATCCCCGGGCCCCCACCCCTACGCTCCCACCCCCGCCGGCTTTCCGGCGGCCTTTTCCCTGGCCTCTTTTGCTGGCCTTGGTCCTTCTGGGCGCTTTAGGGTACGGGGCGTACCTGTTCCTGCGTCCTGCCCCGGTGCAGACGCTCAGCCTGCCCCCCGAGCCCTCGCCTGAGCCGCCGGAGCGCTACGGGCTTCGGGTGGTAAGCGAGCCCCCAGGGGCCCGGGTATACCTGGACGGCTTCTATCTGGGCCAGACCCCCTTGGCCTCGCCTCCCCTGGAGGGGGGCAGAAGGCTCCTTAGGTTGGAACTTCCCGGATACGAGCCGGTGGTGGAGGAGGTGAACCTGGACCGGGACCTCTCCTTACGCTACCGCCTGGTGCCCAAGCCTTCCCCCCTGCCCGCCCCTTCCAATCCCCAGGCGGAGGCTTCCGCGGGGAGGCTGGTGCTTCGCCTCGAGGGCCGGAGCTGGCTCCGGGTTACCCAGGGGGAGAAGCGGCTGTACGAGGGCATCCCCGAGGTGGGTGCGGAACTGGCCTTTGACCTTCCGGTGGAGGTGCGCTCGGGGAACCCCGGGGCGGTGCGGGTTTTTCTGGACGGCAAGGACCTGGGGCCTATGGGGGAGCCGGGAAAGCCCCTCACCCGCCGCTTTGAGGCCCCTTGA
- the rimO gene encoding 30S ribosomal protein S12 methylthiotransferase RimO: MAKIGFVSLGCPKALVDSEQILSRLKALGYETSPSYQEAELVVVNTCGFITPAIEESLEAIGEALRENGKVVVTGCLGARPEVIRERYPKVLEVTGPGEVERVLEAVQEVLPAPRHPLLDLIPPQVKLTPRHYAYLKLSEGCDHRCSFCIIPQLRGGLRSRDAGEVLAEAARLVATGSRELLLIAQDLSAYGVDLRHRESFWGDRLVKAELKDLLTHMAELGAWIRLHYVYPYPHVRELLPLMAEGKVLPYLDVPLQHASERILRLMRRPGGYRSHLKTLKAWREVVPELAIRSSFIVGFPGETEEDFQILLDFLQEAELDRVGVFTYSPVEGAEANALPGHVPEEVKEERRARLMEVQAEISLRKNQSFVGKTLEVLVDDLPEPGLALARSYRDSPGIDGLVHVETDGTARVGERIQVRITRADTHDLYGVQV, encoded by the coding sequence ATGGCGAAGATCGGTTTTGTGAGCCTGGGTTGCCCCAAGGCCCTGGTGGATTCCGAACAGATCCTTTCCCGGCTGAAAGCCCTGGGTTACGAGACCAGCCCCAGCTACCAGGAGGCGGAGCTGGTGGTGGTGAACACCTGCGGCTTCATCACCCCGGCCATCGAGGAGAGCCTCGAGGCCATCGGGGAGGCCCTGCGGGAAAACGGCAAGGTGGTGGTGACGGGGTGCCTGGGGGCCAGGCCCGAGGTGATCCGGGAAAGGTACCCCAAGGTGCTGGAGGTCACTGGCCCGGGGGAGGTGGAGCGGGTCCTGGAGGCGGTGCAGGAGGTGTTGCCCGCACCCCGCCACCCGCTTTTGGACCTCATCCCACCCCAGGTGAAGCTCACCCCCCGGCACTACGCCTACCTGAAGCTTTCCGAGGGATGCGACCACCGCTGTAGCTTCTGCATCATTCCCCAGCTGAGGGGAGGCCTGCGCTCCCGCGACGCCGGGGAGGTCCTGGCGGAGGCCGCCCGGCTGGTGGCCACGGGCTCCCGGGAGCTCCTCCTCATCGCCCAGGACCTCTCCGCCTACGGGGTAGACCTCCGCCACCGGGAAAGCTTCTGGGGAGACCGCCTGGTGAAGGCCGAGCTCAAGGACCTCCTCACCCACATGGCGGAGCTTGGGGCCTGGATACGGCTTCACTACGTCTACCCCTACCCCCACGTGCGGGAGCTTCTTCCCCTCATGGCCGAGGGAAAGGTGCTCCCCTACCTGGACGTGCCCTTGCAGCATGCTTCCGAAAGGATTCTTCGCCTCATGCGCCGCCCCGGGGGGTACCGAAGCCACCTGAAGACCCTTAAGGCCTGGCGGGAGGTGGTTCCGGAGCTTGCCATCCGCTCCAGCTTCATCGTGGGCTTTCCGGGGGAAACGGAGGAGGACTTCCAGATCCTCCTGGACTTTTTGCAGGAGGCGGAGCTGGACCGGGTGGGGGTTTTCACCTACTCTCCGGTGGAGGGGGCCGAGGCCAACGCCCTTCCGGGCCATGTGCCCGAGGAGGTCAAGGAGGAACGCAGGGCCAGGCTCATGGAGGTGCAGGCGGAAATCAGCCTGCGGAAAAACCAAAGCTTCGTGGGGAAGACCCTCGAGGTCCTGGTGGATGACCTTCCGGAGCCCGGCTTGGCCCTGGCCCGGAGCTACCGGGACTCCCCGGGTATCGACGGGTTGGTCCATGTGGAAACCGACGGCACGGCCCGGGTGGGGGAGAGGATCCAGGTCCGGATCACCCGGGCGGACACCCACGACCTTTACGGGGTCCAGGTTTAG
- the trkA gene encoding Trk system potassium transporter TrkA — protein MYIVIAGGGEVGGELARTLEKAHEVVVLDRNPQAKERFAHLDVKVVVGGATDPDALREAGVDRADLFIASTDSDEVNLLASLLAKGLGAKETLCFVGKGGYVEVLTDPRTAEILGTRIDKVLWPQRAMAREIVEVILVPGAVDTEVLAEGRLRFVEYRVKEGGPYAHRLLTELPWPEGVLVVGLVRDGAFWSFAHPEYPEVILEPGDKILFVTSLRAFPELEAYFATGRGVHRVMVIGGGNVGFMVAQELLRRRLEVVIIEPSRERCEWLSQELPGALIIQGDGTDLELLEAEGLQEADAVVAVTDNDEKNLLASLLAKQLGVGKVITRVSRSETRRLFEQVGIDLPLTPRQAAVRAVLDYLGPENVEHVSTMDENIELLEVELPENFRPRYLSTLATPQVAPVALERDHRVMLYREDLEALPNDRLFLVVAREVADEAVARIVG, from the coding sequence ATGTACATCGTCATCGCCGGGGGCGGGGAGGTGGGCGGGGAACTGGCCCGCACCCTGGAAAAAGCCCACGAGGTGGTGGTTCTGGACCGCAACCCCCAGGCCAAGGAGCGCTTCGCCCATCTGGACGTGAAGGTGGTGGTGGGGGGGGCCACGGATCCCGATGCCCTGAGGGAGGCGGGGGTGGACCGGGCGGACCTCTTCATCGCCAGCACGGACTCTGACGAGGTGAACCTGCTGGCCTCCCTTCTGGCCAAGGGCCTGGGGGCCAAGGAAACCCTGTGCTTTGTGGGGAAGGGCGGGTACGTGGAGGTGCTCACCGACCCCCGCACCGCCGAGATCCTAGGCACCCGCATCGACAAGGTCCTCTGGCCGCAAAGGGCCATGGCCCGGGAGATCGTGGAGGTGATCCTGGTTCCCGGGGCCGTGGACACCGAGGTGCTGGCGGAGGGGCGTCTGCGCTTTGTGGAGTACCGGGTCAAGGAGGGTGGCCCCTACGCCCACCGCCTTCTGACCGAGCTGCCTTGGCCGGAGGGGGTTTTGGTGGTGGGGCTGGTGCGGGACGGAGCATTCTGGAGCTTCGCCCACCCGGAGTACCCCGAGGTCATCCTGGAGCCCGGGGACAAGATCCTTTTCGTCACCTCCTTAAGGGCTTTCCCTGAGCTGGAGGCCTACTTTGCCACGGGGCGGGGCGTGCACAGGGTGATGGTCATCGGTGGGGGGAACGTGGGGTTCATGGTGGCCCAGGAGCTTCTAAGGCGGCGCCTCGAGGTGGTGATCATCGAGCCCAGCCGCGAGCGGTGCGAATGGCTTTCCCAGGAGCTTCCCGGCGCCCTCATCATCCAAGGGGACGGTACCGATCTGGAGCTTTTGGAGGCGGAGGGCTTGCAGGAGGCCGATGCGGTGGTGGCGGTGACCGATAACGACGAGAAGAACCTCCTGGCCTCCCTGCTGGCCAAGCAGCTTGGAGTGGGCAAGGTGATCACCCGGGTTTCCCGCTCGGAAACCCGCAGGCTCTTTGAACAGGTGGGCATAGACCTGCCCCTCACCCCCCGCCAGGCTGCGGTGCGGGCGGTTTTGGACTACCTAGGGCCCGAGAACGTGGAGCATGTGTCCACCATGGACGAGAACATCGAGCTCTTGGAGGTGGAGCTCCCGGAAAACTTCAGGCCTCGGTACCTGAGCACCCTGGCCACGCCCCAGGTGGCCCCGGTGGCCCTGGAGCGGGACCATCGGGTGATGCTCTACCGCGAGGACCTCGAGGCCCTTCCCAATGACCGGCTCTTTTTGGTGGTGGCCCGGGAGGTGGCGGATGAAGCCGTGGCCCGCATCGTCGGGTAG
- a CDS encoding TrkH family potassium uptake protein, whose product MKPWPASSGRQGFRSSLYLLGLTYQGFGLLMLAFALLALGWGEDARGFLLGAVLGVGLGKALQGAGHPQAQPPRAEVFAAVALLWLLVPALGAVPYWISGGMGYLDALFEAVSGFTTTGATVLSDFEQFGKSLFLWRSFTQWMGGIGIVVLFLVVFPQLQVAGRQAFFAESTGVEKERLTPRLRHTAQAVLRVYLTLTALAFLAYWWAGIPVFEALANALTTTPAGGFSPNPQSFATYPSLAQWLGSFFMFLAGVNFLLQYRLFFGREVQPLFKDVEFRAYALLMLLAGSLLALYLYTHHMYSLEASLRHAFFQVISIVTTTGFASVDFAQWVVPAQAILVILMFVGGSAGSGAGGIKVVRWLLLFGLLRREITRTLHPRAVLPLRLGHRVVSEEAMRQVSVFIFLYTLFFGFGTLTLALLEGSFVEAFTASAQAIGNIGPGLGAVGPMGSYAELHPVSKMVLIFQMWAGRIEILPVVLLFSPELWRRLR is encoded by the coding sequence ATGAAGCCGTGGCCCGCATCGTCGGGTAGGCAAGGGTTTCGTTCCAGCCTGTACCTCTTGGGCCTCACCTACCAGGGCTTTGGCCTTCTCATGCTGGCCTTTGCCCTCTTGGCCCTAGGCTGGGGGGAGGACGCCCGGGGATTCCTCCTTGGGGCGGTGCTGGGGGTGGGGTTGGGCAAGGCCCTGCAAGGGGCGGGGCATCCCCAAGCCCAGCCGCCCCGGGCCGAGGTCTTTGCCGCCGTGGCTCTCCTTTGGCTTTTGGTGCCCGCCCTGGGGGCCGTACCCTACTGGATCTCCGGGGGGATGGGCTACCTAGACGCCCTTTTTGAGGCTGTTTCCGGCTTTACCACCACGGGGGCCACGGTGCTTTCGGACTTCGAGCAGTTTGGCAAGAGCCTCTTTCTCTGGCGGAGTTTCACCCAGTGGATGGGGGGCATCGGCATCGTGGTGCTCTTTTTGGTGGTCTTTCCCCAGCTTCAGGTGGCGGGCCGCCAGGCTTTCTTCGCCGAGAGCACGGGGGTGGAGAAGGAAAGGCTCACCCCCAGGCTCCGGCACACCGCCCAGGCGGTCTTGCGGGTGTACCTGACCCTTACCGCCTTGGCCTTCCTGGCCTATTGGTGGGCGGGTATACCCGTCTTCGAGGCCTTGGCCAACGCCCTAACCACTACCCCTGCGGGGGGGTTCAGCCCCAACCCGCAGAGCTTTGCAACCTACCCCTCCTTGGCCCAGTGGCTAGGAAGCTTCTTCATGTTCCTGGCAGGGGTGAACTTCCTGCTGCAGTACCGCCTTTTCTTCGGGCGGGAGGTCCAGCCCCTTTTCAAGGATGTGGAGTTCCGGGCCTATGCCCTGCTGATGCTCCTGGCGGGCTCCCTCCTAGCCCTTTACCTGTACACCCACCACATGTACAGCCTCGAGGCTAGCCTCCGCCATGCGTTCTTTCAGGTGATCTCCATTGTGACAACCACAGGTTTTGCCAGTGTGGACTTCGCCCAGTGGGTGGTGCCGGCCCAGGCCATCCTGGTAATCCTCATGTTTGTGGGGGGAAGTGCGGGCTCAGGGGCGGGGGGCATAAAGGTGGTGCGCTGGCTCTTGCTTTTTGGACTTCTCAGGCGGGAGATCACCCGCACCCTGCATCCCAGGGCGGTCCTTCCCCTGCGCCTGGGCCACCGGGTGGTTTCTGAGGAGGCCATGCGGCAGGTCTCCGTTTTCATTTTCCTCTACACCCTCTTTTTTGGCTTTGGTACCCTGACCCTGGCGCTTTTGGAGGGGAGTTTTGTGGAGGCCTTTACCGCCAGTGCCCAGGCCATCGGCAACATCGGGCCGGGGCTGGGAGCTGTGGGTCCCATGGGCTCCTATGCGGAACTCCATCCTGTTTCCAAGATGGTCCTCATCTTCCAGATGTGGGCGGGGCGGATCGAGATCCTTCCCGTGGTCCTCCTCTTCAGCCCGGAGCTGTGGCGCCGGCTACGCTGA
- the glgP gene encoding alpha-glucan family phosphorylase produces the protein MKVLGHLTAMPELPEALKGLRKLAYNLWWSWNPEAAELFQEIDPALWKRFRGNPVKLLLEVDPARLEALAGSTYPARVQAVVAALEAYLKEREAKEGPLAAYFSAEYGFHSSLPIYSGGLGVLAGDHIKSASDLGLNLVGVGLFYHEGYFHQRLSPEGAQVEVYETLHPEELPLLPVQDQEGRPLRVGVEFPGRTVWLGAFRVQVGAVPVYLLTADLPENAPEDRAITARLYAPGLEMRIQQEMVLGIGGVRLLRALGLNPQVFHMNEGHSAFLGLERVRELVAEGYAFPVALELARAGALFTIHTPVPAGHDAFPLELVERYLLGFWEKLGLDKEGFFALGLEEKPWGKVFSMSNLALRTSAQAGGVSRLHGEVSREMFHHLWPGLLREEVPIGHITNGVHTWTFLHPRLRRHYAEVFGPDWLRHPEDPATWRVEGLGEEFWRIHRDLRAELVREARARLYEQRRRNGESPSRLRQAERVLDPEALTIGFARRFATYKRAVLLFKDPERLLRILKGPYPVQFVFAGKAHPQDEPGKAYLQELMARIKEYGLEDRMVVLEDYDMYLARVLVHGSDVWLNTPRRPMEASGTSGMKAALNGVLNLSVLDGWWAEAYNGKNGFAIGDERVYESEEVQDMADAQALYDVLEGEVLPLFYAKGPEGYSSGWLSMVHESLRTVGPRFSAARMVREYLALYGRGQEWAGKAKGQEEVLRAFHEALPAFYALALRVEVPGDLTLNGEPLRARAYLEGEVPEALRPFLEVQLVVRRAGGGLEVVPMAQGPGGFEVLYRPSRPGSYAYGVRLALRHPVTGRVEWVRWA, from the coding sequence GTGAAGGTACTTGGGCACCTTACTGCCATGCCAGAGCTTCCCGAGGCCCTTAAGGGGTTAAGGAAGCTGGCCTATAACCTCTGGTGGAGTTGGAATCCGGAGGCAGCGGAGCTTTTTCAGGAGATCGATCCCGCGCTTTGGAAGCGTTTCCGCGGCAATCCCGTCAAGTTGCTCTTGGAGGTGGACCCGGCCCGCCTCGAGGCCCTGGCGGGGAGCACCTATCCCGCCCGGGTCCAAGCGGTGGTGGCGGCCTTGGAGGCCTACCTCAAGGAACGGGAGGCGAAGGAAGGGCCCCTTGCGGCCTACTTCTCCGCGGAGTACGGCTTCCACAGCTCCTTGCCCATCTACTCGGGGGGGCTTGGCGTGCTGGCTGGGGACCACATCAAGTCAGCCAGCGACCTGGGCCTGAACCTGGTAGGGGTGGGGCTCTTTTACCACGAGGGCTACTTCCACCAGCGCCTTTCCCCGGAGGGAGCCCAGGTGGAGGTGTACGAGACCCTGCACCCGGAGGAGCTTCCCCTGTTGCCCGTGCAGGACCAGGAGGGCCGCCCTTTGCGGGTGGGGGTGGAGTTTCCCGGGCGGACGGTCTGGCTTGGGGCCTTCCGGGTACAGGTGGGTGCCGTTCCCGTATACCTCCTCACCGCGGACCTCCCGGAGAATGCCCCGGAGGACCGGGCCATTACCGCCAGGCTTTATGCCCCCGGGCTGGAGATGCGCATCCAGCAGGAGATGGTGTTGGGGATCGGGGGGGTCCGGCTCCTACGGGCCTTGGGGCTTAACCCCCAGGTCTTCCACATGAACGAAGGGCACTCGGCCTTCCTGGGCCTGGAAAGGGTGCGGGAGCTGGTGGCCGAGGGGTATGCCTTCCCGGTGGCCTTGGAGCTGGCCCGGGCCGGGGCCCTTTTCACCATCCACACCCCGGTGCCCGCAGGGCACGATGCCTTCCCCTTGGAGCTTGTGGAACGGTACCTCTTGGGCTTCTGGGAAAAGCTGGGCTTGGACAAGGAGGGCTTTTTTGCCCTGGGCCTCGAGGAGAAGCCCTGGGGCAAGGTTTTTTCCATGTCCAACCTGGCCCTTAGGACCAGCGCCCAGGCGGGTGGGGTTTCCCGCCTGCACGGGGAGGTGTCCCGGGAGATGTTCCACCACCTATGGCCGGGGCTTTTGCGGGAGGAGGTGCCCATCGGACACATCACCAATGGGGTCCACACCTGGACCTTTCTCCACCCCAGGTTGCGGCGCCACTATGCCGAGGTGTTTGGCCCTGACTGGCTAAGGCATCCTGAGGACCCCGCCACCTGGAGGGTGGAGGGGTTGGGGGAGGAGTTTTGGCGCATCCATCGGGACCTCAGGGCTGAGCTGGTGCGGGAGGCGCGGGCCCGCCTATATGAGCAACGCCGCCGGAACGGGGAAAGCCCAAGCCGCCTCCGCCAGGCGGAGCGCGTCCTCGACCCCGAGGCCCTCACCATCGGCTTTGCCCGCCGCTTTGCCACCTACAAGCGGGCCGTGTTGCTCTTTAAGGATCCCGAACGCCTCCTGCGCATCCTAAAGGGGCCCTATCCCGTGCAGTTTGTCTTTGCGGGCAAGGCCCATCCCCAGGACGAGCCCGGCAAGGCCTACCTACAGGAGCTCATGGCCAGGATCAAGGAGTATGGCCTCGAGGACCGCATGGTGGTCCTGGAGGACTACGACATGTACCTGGCCCGGGTTCTGGTCCATGGCAGCGATGTCTGGCTCAACACCCCCCGCAGGCCCATGGAAGCCTCGGGCACCAGCGGGATGAAGGCGGCTTTGAACGGGGTCTTGAACCTAAGCGTCCTGGACGGCTGGTGGGCTGAGGCCTACAACGGGAAGAACGGTTTTGCCATCGGTGACGAAAGGGTCTACGAGAGCGAGGAAGTCCAGGACATGGCCGACGCCCAGGCTCTTTACGACGTGCTGGAGGGGGAGGTACTTCCCCTTTTCTACGCCAAGGGGCCTGAGGGTTACTCCTCGGGGTGGCTTTCCATGGTCCACGAGAGCCTTCGCACCGTGGGCCCCAGGTTCAGCGCCGCCCGCATGGTGCGGGAGTACCTGGCCCTCTATGGAAGGGGGCAGGAGTGGGCGGGGAAGGCGAAAGGTCAGGAGGAGGTGCTACGCGCCTTCCACGAGGCCTTGCCCGCCTTTTATGCCTTGGCCCTCCGGGTGGAGGTTCCTGGGGACCTGACCTTAAACGGGGAGCCCTTGCGGGCGCGGGCCTATTTGGAGGGGGAGGTGCCGGAGGCCCTAAGGCCTTTCCTCGAGGTCCAGCTGGTGGTGCGCCGTGCGGGTGGGGGTCTGGAGGTGGTGCCCATGGCCCAGGGTCCCGGGGGGTTTGAGGTTCTCTACCGCCCTTCCCGCCCAGGGAGCTACGCCTACGGGGTGAGGTTGGCCCTCAGGCATCCCGTCACCGGTCGGGTGGAGTGGGTGCGCTGGGCCTAG
- a CDS encoding ABC transporter substrate-binding protein, whose protein sequence is MKRWLIVLGLLGLAVGFAQVRTLDQIRRSGEIRIGTEGEFPPFNYFDEKNQLVGFEIDLGNAIAKKLGLKPVWITQAFDSLLIQLNQGRFDFVIASHGITEERAKAVDFSDPHYCTGGIIVSKKGGPKTAKELRGKVVGVQIGTTYMEAAQKIPGIKQVRTYQKDPDALQDLLSGRLDAWITDRFVAKEAIKERKLENTLQLGELVFQERVAMAVAKGNKSLLQALNQALADLMKDGTYAQISKKWFGEDVRCK, encoded by the coding sequence ATGAAACGTTGGTTGATTGTGCTGGGACTGCTAGGCCTTGCGGTGGGGTTTGCCCAGGTGCGCACCCTGGACCAGATCAGGCGCTCCGGGGAGATCCGCATCGGCACGGAGGGGGAGTTTCCCCCCTTCAACTACTTTGACGAGAAAAACCAGCTGGTAGGGTTTGAGATCGATCTGGGCAACGCCATCGCCAAAAAGCTGGGGTTGAAGCCCGTCTGGATCACCCAGGCCTTTGACAGCCTCCTCATCCAGCTGAACCAGGGCCGGTTTGACTTCGTGATCGCCTCCCACGGCATCACCGAGGAACGGGCCAAGGCCGTGGACTTCAGCGACCCCCATTACTGCACGGGCGGCATCATCGTGAGCAAGAAGGGAGGCCCAAAGACGGCCAAGGAGCTAAGGGGCAAGGTGGTGGGGGTGCAGATCGGCACCACCTACATGGAGGCTGCCCAGAAGATTCCCGGCATCAAGCAGGTGCGCACCTACCAGAAGGACCCCGATGCCCTTCAAGACCTCCTCTCGGGCCGCTTGGACGCCTGGATCACGGACCGGTTCGTGGCCAAGGAGGCCATCAAGGAGCGAAAGCTGGAGAATACCCTCCAGCTTGGAGAGTTGGTTTTCCAGGAAAGGGTAGCCATGGCGGTGGCTAAGGGCAATAAGAGCCTGCTCCAGGCACTTAATCAGGCCCTTGCCGACCTGATGAAGGACGGCACCTACGCCCAGATCAGCAAGAAGTGGTTCGGCGAGGACGTGCGCTGTAAGTAA